A single genomic interval of Deferribacterota bacterium harbors:
- a CDS encoding cold shock domain-containing protein — protein sequence MSNKGKVKWFNDSKGYGFVTGNNGSDVFVHYSAIAMKGFKTLKEGDEVTFDIIDGPKGPQASNVIIVRQSE from the coding sequence ATGAGTAACAAAGGGAAAGTAAAGTGGTTTAACGATTCAAAGGGCTATGGATTTGTAACAGGGAATAACGGCTCTGATGTATTCGTTCACTACTCAGCAATTGCTATGAAAGGTTTCAAAACTTTAAAAGAAGGAGACGAGGTTACATTTGACATTATAGATGGGCCAAAAGGTCCTCAAGCATCAAATGTTATAATCGTTAGACAATCGGAATAG
- a CDS encoding DUF2905 domain-containing protein, producing the protein MLNGFGKFFIILGIVFIIIGLFIILNSKFSDYFRFFKLPGDIIIKKDNFTFYFPIVTSIIISIILTILLNIFFRK; encoded by the coding sequence ATGCTTAATGGCTTTGGCAAATTTTTTATAATATTAGGTATTGTTTTTATTATCATTGGTTTATTTATTATCTTAAATAGTAAATTTAGCGATTACTTTAGATTCTTTAAGCTGCCAGGAGATATAATTATAAAAAAAGACAACTTTACTTTTTATTTCCCAATTGTCACTTCAATTATTATAAGTATTATTTTGACAATACTTTTAAATATATTCTTCAGAAAGTGA